A part of Mesoplodon densirostris isolate mMesDen1 chromosome 10, mMesDen1 primary haplotype, whole genome shotgun sequence genomic DNA contains:
- the LOC132497795 gene encoding uncharacterized protein LOC132497795 — MGNVCGCVRAEKEEQYLDPAKTPLSLEKYSAGRRKYFRREPTKKTVGDTESGEPNHENEGKRSSILLSREQAAPWSKGLVQEGCASPSLTREAGVQHETVSGRCHPGSPSPPQHQETEVKVNELEERISEKDSTPYCAKRKDHFDDVNPREITFQRRTDSFSFRKAASLNSIHYGTERVLEKSGFSEDPSKNDCGVQEKQNMERSYPHATCHFQFEKKRCPSLCDNVSFPSKDTSGKEVIGSLADHM; from the exons ATGGGGAATGTCTGTGGATGTGTCCGAgcggagaaagaagaacaatattTAGATCCTGCCAAAACTCCTCTGAGCCTTGAAAAATATTCTGCTGGAAGAAGAAAGTACTTTAGAAGAGAACCGACCAAGAAAACTGTAGGTGACACAGAGTCAGGAGAGCCAAACCATGAAAATGAAGGGAAGAGGAGCAGCATCCTGCTCTCCAGGGAGCAGGCAGCCCCCTGGTCCAAGGGGCTGGTGCAGGAGGGATGTGCCAGCCCCAGCCTCACTCGGGAAGCGGGTGTCCAGCATGAGACGGTGAGCGGTCGGTGTCACCCTGGGAGCCCTTCTCCTCCTCAACACCAGGAAACAGAAGTCAAAGTTAATGAACTAGAGGAAAGGATTTCAGAAAAAGACAGCACTCCCTACTGTGCAAAGAGGAAGGACCATTTCGATGATGTCAACCCAAGAGAAATAACATTCCAGAGAAGAACTGATAGTTTTTCTTTCCGAAAGGCAGCCAGCTTAAATTCCATTCACTATGGTACAGAGAGAGTGCTTGAAAAAAGTGGGTTTTCTGAAGACCCATCAAAAAATGACTGCGGTGttcaagaaaagcaaaacatgGAGAGATCCTACCCTCATGCAACATGTCATTTCCAGTTTGAGAAAAAGAGATGTCCTTCCCTCTGTGATAACGTGTCCTTTCCTTCCAAGGACACAAGTGGAAAGGAG GTCATTGGTTCTCTAGCAGACCACATGTAA